The nucleotide sequence CACTTGCCGTCCCTTTTGATCCGTTCTCGGGCGACGCAGATGCGAAATCTATATGGGACGTTGCTGTTAACCGACGCTGCTTTTTCTCGCCTGTCTGCGAGTGGTTAACAGGGAGAGAGAATGCTGGCCGAAGCGACTCGATCGCTGGCAATCTGTTCCGATTTTTCTGAACGGCGATGCCGAAGTTTAAATGGCAAACTACGCTTCATACTTGTGGCCATTGCGGCGGGCGAATCGGTCTGTACGCTCGTCGTTTCAGCGGGGTACAAAAACGTCGCCAACCCGAATATTTCAGGATTTGCAAGGGAATCGGCAGTACGAATGGCCGCGATCGTTCACCCGCTTTTGACACTGCTTGCGTCACTGACTCGGCAGGAACTGGCCCAGCAAGTGACGTACTTGAAAGCGGAGAATGCAATCCTGCGGAGCAAGTTACCGTATCGGATCACGTTGAACAATCAGGAGCGACGCCGGCTGGTTCGTCACGGCAAGAAGCTTGGCCCGCGTATCAAGGAACTGATCTCAATCGTCAGCTATTCGACCTTTCGCCGCTGGATCCGAAACATGGAGGACGGGCCGGCGAAACGGCCGAAATCGAAAGTGGACGATAAACCTGGTCGGCCGCGAATCGACGAAAGCATCGCCGATACGATCATCCGGATCCGGAAAGAGACCGGCTGGGTGGAATGCCCCCATTTCCTGATCCACGGTTATGAGAGTACGGGTTGGTTAAACGATTCCACAGTGGGCTGCTTCCGCGAAGGGAGCGCAGCGAACGAAGCGGAAGTAGCCCACTGTGAAGCAAAATCCGCTGGGGCCATTCCACCGATGCCGCTGTGCGGACGTCGATGGTTGTACGTTTGACGCCATGACTCAATGATCGACTGTGCCTCGGACAAGCTGCTGAACAGCTCGCACGATAAACACTCATCGCGAAGCCTGCTGTGGAAGCTTTCGACGTAGCCGTTCTGCCAGGGACTGCCCGGTTCGATGTAGGAAGTCCCCACCTCAATGAAGTCCAGAAAGGAGCGGACCGCCTTGCTGATGAACTCCGGGCCATTGTCGCTGCGGATGAACGACGGGATGCCGCGGCTGACGAATAAGTCGCTCAACAGCGCCACCAAATCGTCGCCGGTGAACTTTCGACCCACTTCCAGTGCAATGCACTCACGAGTGAACTCGTCGATCAGAGAGAGGATCTTCAACGAGCGACCGTCTTCGGTTCGATCAAAGATGAAGTCGACCGACCAAACGTGATTGGGGTACTCGGCCGATCGACGAATGACGCCGCCTTCGGAGTTACCCAATCGTCGCTTTTTCGCCTTTTTGACCGGCACCTTGAGACCTTGTTGTTTCCAGAGTCGGTGGATTCGTTTGAAGTTCACACGCCAGCCTTCCTGCCGCAGAAGACGAGTGATGCGTCGATAGCCATAGCGAGGAAACTCGCGGACGAGTTCCAGTATTCGAGCAACCAGACGTGGTTCGTCTTCTTTTGCGTTTGGCCGGTATCGTTGGCTACTTCGCGATTGGCCGAGCGTCCTGCAAGCCCGACGCTCCGAGACGCCGAAGCAACTCTGCAACTTGCAGGCTGCTTCACGGCGACGCGTCGGGCTTAGAAGTTTCCCTCAGCGATCACCTTGAGCATTCGCTTATCGAGTTCTGCTTCGGCCAGCAGTTCTTTGAGCTTCTGGTTCTCGATTTCGAGTTCGCGAAGCCGTCGAGCCTCATCGGACTTCATGCCGCCGTACTGCTTCTTCCATCGCATCCAGGTCGATTCAACAATCCCAAGCTTCTGGTACACCTCCGCCAGGCTCTTGCCGGCGGCCAACATGGCTTCACCCTCGGCGATCGCCTTGACGATCTGTTCGGGCTTACGTCGCTTTCGTGCTTGTTTCATCTCGAGAGTCTCCTTGGCCGTTATTGGCCAGTACACTCTCATAACTCATGGACCAGTTTTTGGGGAGCACGCCACCTCCCTTCCTAACTGGAAGCTCAGGGGCCTTGCAGATCAAAGCAGACGGCCTTTATCTGCAACCTGCCTTTCGCCGTCGCGGGATCGATCAATTCCACCGAGAGAATGTATTCGCCTGGCGTCAGAGGCAAGCTAGTCTGTCTTGGCCGTCGTACGGAGTGTTGCTTATCCGCTAGCTGCTGCAGCGATGCTTCGATCAGCTGTTCTCCGATGCCAATTCGAAAACGAGCCTGAGCATCGATCGCCTTGTCCGAGCTGGATGATTGCAAGCAGACCGCATAGGTCCCCTTCTGCTCGACCCGAATTCGGAACCGTGCCACATCGCCGCCATCGTCCCAGTCCCGAATCCCTTCGCTGCCCCTTGTGACGCCATGATCTTCAAACGCAGAAGCGATGTGCACACTGGATCTCACTTGGCCGGCGACTCCAATCGTTGAAGTCGGGTACGTGAAGCAACGCGGCGAATCGATGAAGGCTTCGAACCAGGTTTTCATGGCAGCCGACATTTTCTGCTTACGGTTCGGGTAAGTATCGCTTAGGTCCACCAGTTCCGACGGGTCACTTTGAATGTCGAACAACATCTCGTCGTCTTTGAATTTGACCAATTTGAAACGTTGATCGCGGATGGAGATATTGTCTTGAAACTCGTAACGCAGCACGGAACGCTGTCGGATCGGCATTGCCTTGTGCATGCCACTGCTGGTGAAGGGTTTCGTTCCCCAGGTGGGCGTCGGCCGGGTGCCCATGAGGTAGCGATCGCTCCAGTTAGCGTTTTCGCCAAGATCCATTAGCGGTTTCAAGCTTCGCCCGGCAAGCGGACCCGCAGTGTCGGTGGGTATCGCCACACCGGCCAGTTCGCATATCGTGGGCAGCAAGTCCATGACGTGGGCATTGTCGGCGATTGAAACGCCACCGTGGCCGCCGGGCAACCGGATGAACAACGGTGAACGCACACCATTGTCCCACACTTGCCCCTTCTGTCCTCGCAGCTTCATTGCGTTCCGGATGACCGCTTCGTCGTCAGCGATGAATTGCGAGTTGTTTGACATCCGGTTGATGGGGCCGTTGTCGTGCAAGTAGACAACCACCGTGTTCTGTGCAAGATCGCTCTCGGTAATCGATTCGATCAAACGTCCGACGCCCTCATCCGTCTGTGCGACATACCCTGCAAGAAGCTCGAATCCCTCGCTGTATCCTCGCCCACGGTATCGTTCGATGTACTCTTCCTTGGCGGTCCACTGGGTGTGAATCTGCGGATAGCTCGCCATCGCAAACCATGGTTTCCCTTCTGCTTGTTTGCGCCGTATGAAGTCCTTCGTCCATTCGGTTACCAGGTCGACGCTCCATCCTTTCGGCGACTCCTGAATACCGTTTCGTTCCACAATAGGACCCGTGTCTGCATACAATCGTCCGACCAAGTGAATGCTTTCGTCGAAGCCGCGACGATACGGTTTGGTGTCTTCGGATTTACCCAAATGCCATTTGCCGAATAGGCCGGTCGCGTAACCACCACGTTGCAATGCTTGGGCCAGCGTCACTTCGTCGGTGTGCATGTATTCGCGCCCACCGTGAACCCCCCAAACGCCAGCGTCAACGAAGTAGCGACCCGTCATCAAGGCCGCCCGAGTGGGGGAACATGACGCATTGACGAAGAAGTTTTCGAAACGAATCGACTGTTTGCTCAATCGATCAATTTGAGGAGTCTCGAACACGGAATTCCCCGAGCAACTCAAGTCTCCAATCCCCATGTCATCCATTAATATCAAGAGGATGTTCGGATTGGAAGACGCATCAGCGGGCGCTGGCCCCAAGATCGCGATAGCAAACACAAGGCAAAGGCGGCTCAGGTTGCGATTCAAATTCATAGGGAGGTCCCGTTTGTCGTTGAGAGACTAGGCACTGTTTATCAATTCAAGACGAAGGCCAATGAAAACGGTAACCCGACGCGTCAGCGAGGGATTCTTGATGAATGAATAACTTCGGCCCCTTGCTGACGCTTCGGGTTACCAATTGATAAACAGTGCCTAGCGTCCGGTTTCTGCCGACGGAGCACGATACATATCCGGAAGATCTGTTTCGAAAAGAGTGTAAGGATCTTTATGGAAAGACTTGAAATCCGCATGGTGTGGGTCGCCCGGAAGCGGCACCCAATAGTTTTCTGGGCCATTTTGCCACAGCAACATGTAGACGAATTGGCGGGCGTGGGCGTCGGACTTCAGCATTTCTAGCAGGTCGACGTACCAACTCGTCTTTGACGAATTCTTCAGGCCCTTTCTTACGCCGATCTCCGCGATGACAACTGGCTTCTCGTGCTTCTGGGCAAAAGACGCCGTAATCTCGCAGTTCTCCAGGAACTCGCGGTAAAAAACCTCCCAGGGCTCTTCTCCGTCCCTGTAGGTTTCGTTGCCGTAGTGGTCGACAGCTAGAAAATCGACGTACTTGTCTCCCGGATACCTAGAACGCATTTCTTCTTCGCCGGTACGGGTAACCGAATACGGCGAATAGACCAACAACAGGTTGTCGACTCCCTTGTCGCGAAGGTAGTCGACCGTGTAGCGATAGGCAGAGACATACTCCTCTGAACTACACGACTTAACGCCCCACCAGAACGCGTTGTGGGTGTGCTCATGAAAGGGGCGAAACAGGACAGGGATTTTCACACCATCAACCGTAAGACCCTTGAAAAATTTCACCTTTTTGTCCAGCTCTGATCTCCACGCCTCGTTAGCAGAACCACCAGGTGTGATCTCTCGCATGGGATTGCCCGCCCTGTCCTTGTGACCGCCTCCGGAAAGCGGGTTGTGAGCATGCCAGCTGATTGTAATGATCCCACCACGTAGGTGGGCGTCGATGATCTCATCTCGAATCAGGTTGTGCTCCCGATTCACTGGATTGAAATCAAATCCATGCACGGCCGGGTACTCGCCCACTGCCCTGACGCAATCGGAGGGATACGGAGGCACGTTTTCAAAGTTTCGCCCGTCACGAAACATTGTTTGGGTGTTTTGATGCCCGACCATGATTCCCCTTCCACTCATGCGTTTCATGTTCGCATAGAGATTCCGAGTCTCGATCGTCGCGTTTCCATCCGATTGGCCCCTTGAGGTTGAATGCCCCATCACGAGTACGACTCCCCAACAGATGCAAAAGATTAAAACGGTTCGTAGTGAATGCCAACCTTCCTTGATGTTTTTCCGGAACCGACCCACAGGAACGTCGTGCTGGTGCCGTTCTCGAAGTCGCATCGTACAGCTTCCAATCTTGTTTCGATGAATCATGATGCTTGGAATGAACGGGGGGGCTTGAATGTGACTACTGCAATTCGCGAATCGGCGGATTCGACCACGCTACATGCCAGGCTGGCGATCAGCGGATCAAAATGGTGTCCTGCGCGGAAACGGCCTTGTCGATCCAGATCAACATGTCCGAATCGTTACTACCGATGGAGGTTAGGCTGTACTTATCAGCGGCCAGCCTGTTCCCTTTGATAAAGACCTCGCAATCTGCAGGACTCCTGTGGAAATCGCGTAGCATGATGGCGGGATTGATGATCGTTTCAAATTTCTGCGGTAAGAATCTTAGTTCTACCTTGGGAAGTGCTCCCTTCTTCAGGGTAAGCTCATATGCCTTCTTCACGTGGTTGAATCCGGTGTCGACGGCGTTATGACTCAAGACCACAACGCGAGCGGGGTAGAGCCAGGAACTTGCCACCAGGCGAATATGGTCATCATCTTGGTCTGTGGCACCAATCAGAAGCGTGACCTCATTCGGTTCGCGTTCCGTGTTGGTGTTGATGCGCATGTTTCCAATCCAGCTATGGTACGGTCGGTTGACTGACACGATGTTGAAGACATCGATGTCAATCTCCGACATTGGCCAGTGTGCGCCCAAGTTAAAACGCACATCTCGGCTGTCTTCGTTTTGATAAAGGAAATTGCTGGTGACGTAGTTATCGACGAGGCCCTGGTTCTTACCAAGCACCAGGAAGGCATCCGGTCGATTCTTCAATGGGATTCTCAAAATCTCTTCATTCCAGCTCTTG is from Crateriforma conspicua and encodes:
- a CDS encoding IS3 family transposase (programmed frameshift), which translates into the protein MKQARKRRKPEQIVKAIAEGEAMLAAGKSLAEVYQKLGIVESTWMRWKKQYGGMKSDEARRLRELEIENQKLKELLAEAELDKRMLKVIAGGKLLSPTRRREAACKLQSCFGVSERRACRTLGQSRSSQRYRPNAKEDEPRLVARILELVREFPRYGYRRITRLLRQEGWRVNFKRIHRLWKQQGLKVPVKKAKKRRLGNSEGGVIRRSAEYPNHVWSVDFIFDRTEDGRSLKILSLIDEFTRECIALEVGRKFTGDDLVALLSDLFVSRGIPSFIRSDNGPEFISKAVRSFLDFIEVGTSYIEPGSPWQNGYVESFHSRLRDECLSCELFSSLSEAQSIIESWRQTYNHRRPHSGIGGMAPADFASQWATSASFAALPSRKQPTVESFNQPVLS
- a CDS encoding sulfatase-like hydrolase/transferase, whose protein sequence is MNLNRNLSRLCLVFAIAILGPAPADASSNPNILLILMDDMGIGDLSCSGNSVFETPQIDRLSKQSIRFENFFVNASCSPTRAALMTGRYFVDAGVWGVHGGREYMHTDEVTLAQALQRGGYATGLFGKWHLGKSEDTKPYRRGFDESIHLVGRLYADTGPIVERNGIQESPKGWSVDLVTEWTKDFIRRKQAEGKPWFAMASYPQIHTQWTAKEEYIERYRGRGYSEGFELLAGYVAQTDEGVGRLIESITESDLAQNTVVVYLHDNGPINRMSNNSQFIADDEAVIRNAMKLRGQKGQVWDNGVRSPLFIRLPGGHGGVSIADNAHVMDLLPTICELAGVAIPTDTAGPLAGRSLKPLMDLGENANWSDRYLMGTRPTPTWGTKPFTSSGMHKAMPIRQRSVLRYEFQDNISIRDQRFKLVKFKDDEMLFDIQSDPSELVDLSDTYPNRKQKMSAAMKTWFEAFIDSPRCFTYPTSTIGVAGQVRSSVHIASAFEDHGVTRGSEGIRDWDDGGDVARFRIRVEQKGTYAVCLQSSSSDKAIDAQARFRIGIGEQLIEASLQQLADKQHSVRRPRQTSLPLTPGEYILSVELIDPATAKGRLQIKAVCFDLQGP
- a CDS encoding glycoside hydrolase family 26 protein, which codes for MIHRNKIGSCTMRLRERHQHDVPVGRFRKNIKEGWHSLRTVLIFCICWGVVLVMGHSTSRGQSDGNATIETRNLYANMKRMSGRGIMVGHQNTQTMFRDGRNFENVPPYPSDCVRAVGEYPAVHGFDFNPVNREHNLIRDEIIDAHLRGGIITISWHAHNPLSGGGHKDRAGNPMREITPGGSANEAWRSELDKKVKFFKGLTVDGVKIPVLFRPFHEHTHNAFWWGVKSCSSEEYVSAYRYTVDYLRDKGVDNLLLVYSPYSVTRTGEEEMRSRYPGDKYVDFLAVDHYGNETYRDGEEPWEVFYREFLENCEITASFAQKHEKPVVIAEIGVRKGLKNSSKTSWYVDLLEMLKSDAHARQFVYMLLWQNGPENYWVPLPGDPHHADFKSFHKDPYTLFETDLPDMYRAPSAETGR